Proteins found in one Miscanthus floridulus cultivar M001 chromosome 4, ASM1932011v1, whole genome shotgun sequence genomic segment:
- the LOC136550593 gene encoding protein PYRICULARIA ORYZAE RESISTANCE 21-like: MTTKDSTLILQVDLQCEKCYKKIQKVLCKLQSKENIKKIDYENTKNKVTVVGAFDPKKLSKILRCKACDVIKDITIVKPPEEKKTEEKKPEDKKPEEKKKTEEKKKPAEEKKPTEEKNKGKEKAKPAVAPPSTTANLQFTNICGICYPWPCNDPAHWGGFHHPHQLPQWPPCGGMAPAPVHNHPQSPCGGGPQKWAQCGGPPFCGGCAWCHGGGGGMNCWAPPQPQPMCCPGPSLCRGCNGCKIVRETKFSYEEYPSSACAIM, translated from the exons ATGACAACCAAG GATTCTACCTTGATCCTTCAAGTGGACCTCCAGTGCGAGAAATGTTACAAGAAGATTCAGAAAGTTCTCTGCAAACTTCAGT CCAAGGAGAACATCAAGAAGATTGACTACGAGAACACCAAGAACAAGGTCACCGTCGTCGGTGCTTTCGACCCCAAGAAGCTGTCCAAGATACTGAGATGCAAGGCCTGCGACGTCATCAAGGACATCACCATCGTCAAACCTCCAGAagagaagaagacagaggagaagaAACCGGAGGACAAGAAGCCGGAAGAGAAGAAGAAAacggaagagaagaagaagcctGCCGAGGAGAAGAAACCCAcagaagagaagaacaagggtaaGGAGAAGGCGAAGCCTGCCGTGGCGCCGCCGTCGACGACGGCGAACCTGCAGTTCACGAACATCTGTGGCATCTGCTACCCGTGGCCGTGCAACGACCCGGCGCACTGGGGCGGCTTCCACCACCCGCATCAACTGCCTCAGTGGCCGCCGTGCGGAGGGATGGCTCCGGCACCGGTCCACAACCATCCGCAATCGCCCTGCGGCGGTGGCCCTCAGAAATGGGCGCAGTGCGGCGGCCCTCCGTTCTGCGGAGGGTGCGCCTggtgccacggcggcggcggcggcatgaacTGCTGGGCGCCGCCTCAGCCGCAGCCGATGTGCTGCCCCGGGCCGTCGCTGTGCAGAGGGTGCAACGGGTGCAAGATCGTGCGTGAGACCAAGTTCAGCTACGAAGAGTACCCTTCCAGTGCATGTGCCATCATGTGA
- the LOC136550596 gene encoding cysteine-rich receptor-like protein kinase 37 isoform X1, with translation MNGKSSRYDKLESMLQDGCSVPHNLPLKYLRNITNNFSDERLVGEGGFGTVYKGVLQNGETIAVKKLYSSIPGVKGRHFGNEANHLIMRLKHPNVVLLVGWCFENEKTYTEYNGKYIWAEKSERLLCLEYMPKGNLRAYLSDEFSGLGWDTRYKIIEGICYGLHYLHKEWQLNARIVHMDLKPANILLDNNMVVKIANFGLSRLFSEEKTWTCTISRDGTLGYMSPEYINKGLISTKSDIFSLGVIIIEIVTGHRDCLDESGTSSDKFIEMVGATPKPFAPCISGCHPAA, from the exons ATGAATGGTAAGTCTAGTAGATATGATAAGCTGGAGAGCATGTTACAAGATGGATGTTCAGTACCACACAATCTACCACTAAAGTATTTGAGAAACATCACAAACAACTTCTCTGATGAGCGACTTGTTGGTGAAGGTGGCTTTGGCACAGTATATAAA GGAGTGCTACAAAATGGGGAAACGATTGCTGTGAAGAAACTTTACTCATCAATACCAGGAGTTAAGGGTAGGCATTTTGGGAATGAAGCCAATCATCTTATTATGAGGCTTAAGCACCCAAATGTAGTGCTACTTGTAGGCTGGTGttttgaaaatgagaaaacatACACAGAGTACAACGGAAAATACATCTGGGCTGAGAAGTCAGAAAGGTTGCTTTGCTTGGAGTACATGCCTAAAGGAAACCTTCGTGCGTATCTTTCAG ATGAATTTTCTGGTCTTGGTTGGGACACGCGCTACAAAATAATTGAGGGTATTTGTTACGGTTTACATTATCTCCACAAGGAATGGCAACTTAATGCCCGTATTGTTCACATGGATCTGAAACCTGCAAACATATTGCTCGATAACAATATGGTGGTAAAAATTGCAAACTTTGGCTTATCAAGACTCTTCAGTGAGGAGAAAACTTGGACTTGCACGATAAGTCGCGATGGAACATT GGGTTACATGTCCCCAGAATACATAAACAAAGGTCTAATCTCAACAAAGTCGGACATATTCAGTTTGGGAGTAATAATCATAGAGATAGTGACAGGACACAGGGACTGCCTAGATGAGTCTGGAACATCTTCCGATAAATTTATTGAGATG GTAGGTGCGACACCAAAGCCGTTCGCTCCATGCATATCCGGGTGCCATCCCGCGGCTTAG
- the LOC136550596 gene encoding cysteine-rich receptor-like protein kinase 37 isoform X2: MNGKSSRYDKLESMLQDGCSVPHNLPLKYLRNITNNFSDERLVGEGGFGTVYKGVLQNGETIAVKKLYSSIPGVKGRHFGNEANHLIMRLKHPNVVLLVGWCFENEKTYTEYNGKYIWAEKSERLLCLEYMPKGNLRAYLSDEFSGLGWDTRYKIIEGICYGLHYLHKEWQLNARIVHMDLKPANILLDNNMVVKIANFGLSRLFSEEKTWTCTISRDGTLGYMSPEYINKGLISTKSDIFSLGVIIIEIVTGHRDCLDESGTSSDKFIEMEISLLRCQS; the protein is encoded by the exons ATGAATGGTAAGTCTAGTAGATATGATAAGCTGGAGAGCATGTTACAAGATGGATGTTCAGTACCACACAATCTACCACTAAAGTATTTGAGAAACATCACAAACAACTTCTCTGATGAGCGACTTGTTGGTGAAGGTGGCTTTGGCACAGTATATAAA GGAGTGCTACAAAATGGGGAAACGATTGCTGTGAAGAAACTTTACTCATCAATACCAGGAGTTAAGGGTAGGCATTTTGGGAATGAAGCCAATCATCTTATTATGAGGCTTAAGCACCCAAATGTAGTGCTACTTGTAGGCTGGTGttttgaaaatgagaaaacatACACAGAGTACAACGGAAAATACATCTGGGCTGAGAAGTCAGAAAGGTTGCTTTGCTTGGAGTACATGCCTAAAGGAAACCTTCGTGCGTATCTTTCAG ATGAATTTTCTGGTCTTGGTTGGGACACGCGCTACAAAATAATTGAGGGTATTTGTTACGGTTTACATTATCTCCACAAGGAATGGCAACTTAATGCCCGTATTGTTCACATGGATCTGAAACCTGCAAACATATTGCTCGATAACAATATGGTGGTAAAAATTGCAAACTTTGGCTTATCAAGACTCTTCAGTGAGGAGAAAACTTGGACTTGCACGATAAGTCGCGATGGAACATT GGGTTACATGTCCCCAGAATACATAAACAAAGGTCTAATCTCAACAAAGTCGGACATATTCAGTTTGGGAGTAATAATCATAGAGATAGTGACAGGACACAGGGACTGCCTAGATGAGTCTGGAACATCTTCCGATAAATTTATTGAGATG GAGATCAGTCTATTGCGTTGCCAGTCATAG
- the LOC136550596 gene encoding cysteine-rich receptor-like protein kinase 37 isoform X3 has translation MNGKSSRYDKLESMLQDGCSVPHNLPLKYLRNITNNFSDERLVGEGGFGTVYKGVLQNGETIAVKKLYSSIPGVKGRHFGNEANHLIMRLKHPNVVLLVGWCFENEKTYTEYNGKYIWAEKSERLLCLEYMPKGNLRAYLSDEFSGLGWDTRYKIIEGICYGLHYLHKEWQLNARIVHMDLKPANILLDNNMVVKIANFGLSRLFSEEKTWTCTISRDGTLGYMSPEYINKGLISTKSDIFSLGVIIIEIVTGHRDCLDESGTSSDKFIEMVTGGYWS, from the exons ATGAATGGTAAGTCTAGTAGATATGATAAGCTGGAGAGCATGTTACAAGATGGATGTTCAGTACCACACAATCTACCACTAAAGTATTTGAGAAACATCACAAACAACTTCTCTGATGAGCGACTTGTTGGTGAAGGTGGCTTTGGCACAGTATATAAA GGAGTGCTACAAAATGGGGAAACGATTGCTGTGAAGAAACTTTACTCATCAATACCAGGAGTTAAGGGTAGGCATTTTGGGAATGAAGCCAATCATCTTATTATGAGGCTTAAGCACCCAAATGTAGTGCTACTTGTAGGCTGGTGttttgaaaatgagaaaacatACACAGAGTACAACGGAAAATACATCTGGGCTGAGAAGTCAGAAAGGTTGCTTTGCTTGGAGTACATGCCTAAAGGAAACCTTCGTGCGTATCTTTCAG ATGAATTTTCTGGTCTTGGTTGGGACACGCGCTACAAAATAATTGAGGGTATTTGTTACGGTTTACATTATCTCCACAAGGAATGGCAACTTAATGCCCGTATTGTTCACATGGATCTGAAACCTGCAAACATATTGCTCGATAACAATATGGTGGTAAAAATTGCAAACTTTGGCTTATCAAGACTCTTCAGTGAGGAGAAAACTTGGACTTGCACGATAAGTCGCGATGGAACATT GGGTTACATGTCCCCAGAATACATAAACAAAGGTCTAATCTCAACAAAGTCGGACATATTCAGTTTGGGAGTAATAATCATAGAGATAGTGACAGGACACAGGGACTGCCTAGATGAGTCTGGAACATCTTCCGATAAATTTATTGAGATG